The following proteins are encoded in a genomic region of Clostridium kluyveri:
- the groL gene encoding chaperonin GroEL (60 kDa chaperone family; promotes refolding of misfolded polypeptides especially under stressful conditions; forms two stacked rings of heptamers to form a barrel-shaped 14mer; ends can be capped by GroES; misfolded proteins enter the barrel where they are refolded when GroES binds), whose translation MAKSILFSEDARKRMQEGVDKLANTVKVTLGPKGRNVVLDKKFGSPLITNDGVTIAKEIELEEPYENMGAQLVKEVATKTNDVAGDGTTTATLLAQAIIREGLKNVTAGANPMLIRQGIKIAVDKAVEEIKKVSRTVKGKEDIARIAAISASDEEIGKLIADAMEKVGNEGVITVEESKTMGTELDVVEGMEFDRGYLSAYMVTDTEKMEALLDDPYILITDKKISTIQDILPLLEKIVQQGKKLLIIAEDVEGEALTTLVVNKLRGTFTCVAVKAPGFGDRRKEMLQDIATLTDGKVISEELGRDLKEVSLEDLGRAESVKIDKENTTIVNGRGDKKSIQDRVSQIKAQIEETTSEFDKEKLQERLAKLSGGVAVIKVGAATETELKEKKMRIEDALAATKAGVEEGMGPGGGTAYVNAIPEVSKLTSDIADVKVGIDIITKALEEPVRQIAANAGVEGSVIIEKVKNSEAGIGYDVLTDKYVNMIDNGIVDPTKVTRSALQNAASVAATFLTTEAAVVDIPEKNNAAGLPGAPGMGGMDGMY comes from the coding sequence GTACTCGATAAGAAATTTGGTTCTCCACTTATAACAAATGATGGAGTTACAATAGCAAAGGAAATAGAACTAGAGGAACCTTATGAAAATATGGGAGCACAGCTTGTAAAGGAAGTTGCTACAAAAACTAATGATGTGGCAGGAGATGGAACAACTACAGCTACATTACTTGCCCAGGCCATAATAAGAGAAGGATTAAAAAATGTTACGGCTGGAGCAAATCCTATGCTTATAAGACAGGGCATAAAAATAGCAGTAGATAAGGCTGTAGAAGAAATAAAGAAGGTTTCAAGGACTGTAAAAGGTAAAGAAGATATAGCAAGGATTGCTGCTATATCAGCTTCTGATGAAGAAATAGGCAAATTGATAGCTGATGCTATGGAAAAAGTGGGCAATGAAGGAGTTATAACTGTTGAAGAATCAAAGACCATGGGAACAGAATTAGATGTAGTTGAAGGTATGGAATTTGACAGAGGTTATTTAAGTGCATATATGGTAACTGATACGGAAAAAATGGAAGCGCTATTAGATGATCCTTATATTTTAATTACAGATAAAAAAATATCCACTATTCAGGATATACTTCCATTACTGGAGAAGATAGTACAACAGGGTAAAAAATTACTTATAATAGCTGAAGATGTTGAAGGAGAAGCACTTACAACTTTAGTTGTTAATAAATTAAGGGGAACATTTACTTGCGTTGCAGTAAAGGCACCAGGTTTTGGTGATAGAAGAAAGGAAATGCTCCAGGACATAGCAACACTTACTGATGGTAAGGTAATATCAGAAGAACTAGGAAGAGATTTAAAGGAAGTTTCATTAGAAGATCTCGGAAGAGCAGAGTCAGTAAAAATTGATAAAGAAAACACTACCATAGTAAATGGAAGAGGGGATAAAAAATCCATACAAGATAGAGTATCCCAGATTAAAGCACAGATAGAAGAAACTACTTCCGAATTTGATAAGGAAAAGTTACAGGAAAGACTTGCAAAACTTTCAGGCGGAGTAGCTGTAATAAAGGTTGGAGCAGCAACAGAAACTGAATTGAAAGAGAAGAAAATGAGAATAGAAGATGCCCTTGCAGCTACAAAAGCTGGTGTTGAAGAGGGTATGGGACCAGGAGGAGGAACTGCATATGTAAATGCAATCCCAGAGGTTTCAAAACTTACTTCAGATATAGCTGATGTAAAAGTTGGTATAGACATAATAACAAAGGCATTAGAAGAACCAGTTAGACAGATAGCAGCTAATGCAGGAGTAGAAGGTTCCGTAATAATTGAAAAAGTTAAAAACAGTGAAGCTGGTATAGGATATGATGTGTTAACTGATAAATATGTAAACATGATAGACAATGGAATTGTTGATCCTACTAAAGTAACAAGATCTGCACTTCAAAATGCAGCATCTGTAGCAGCTACATTCTTAACTACAGAGGCAGCAGTGGTAGATATACCAGAAAAGAATAATGCTGCAGGATTGCCAGGAGCACCAGGAATGGGCGGAATGGACGGAATGTATTAA